The sequence ttttttattgtattcacAATCATACACTACACCtcgtgtttttatttttctttcgaCCTCACAATAATATCCAACTCAATAATGTTCCTATCTTTATCAAATTTACATCGAGTTTTTTTTCGTAACGTCGTTGTCAAGAGCCGATAGACACACATAGCTCTGATCCTATGGAGAAGAGTAAAATTGGAAACATTgaattatataactaaatttatCCAAATCACGTTCTAGTAAATCGTGAATaatgaatggtaaaaaaagaaaaaaaaatgaatgcttatataagataagaataagagagaataatctacccaaaaaaaaaaagaagtaaatctCATTTAAATGTTTagcttcatttttgtttattaaaatgaGATTGATTACTCGAAAAGTAGTACTAGCTAGTATTATTCtaagaaaaatgagaaaaaagggGAACAAATATTCGTGATGTGACGTGGCAGATCGAGTGGTGTAATATTCTAATATCAAGTGGTTTGTGTAGTAAGCAAATGCGTGGTCGAACCTGACCGTATTCTTGGGATGTATTCAACTGTAGCATCGGTCCTCACCACACAGCCTCTTCTTACCTCACCTTtcctaacttttatttttattttattatacttttatatatatttcctttaaCAACATACAATAGCTAAATTACTCTGGAATCTGGATATATCTTATCTATAACTATAATGTcccaaacattaaataaaaagatgttttataaaataactaCTATctgtatattttgtttgattatatacCTACAATTCAAAATAGATTATGACATTTAGTTTATGAGTTAAACCGACGTGCACTAACGAGAGAATATAAAGAAAAGTATATTCCACTAATAGTATATTAGTACTATACTATTATTTTGGCggtcaattatttttattttcagaaaaactttcttctttatttaattttttaaattcacACACGTATAATATAATCGTATTTTAACTATGAGTATATATGATGACATAACAACGATAATAATACAAACCAATATGAAAACCTCgattaaaaaaaagtagtagtatatgtttaataataaaagaaaagtatagAATGACTCTGTACTATACCAATAAGGTAACCTCGTTATAATATACTTATGTCACACTACTACTATTAATATAATCatagaataaaattaattaaataactaatacCCGTCCAGGTACATAATAATACGGTCCTTAATTACTATTAACTCTATAAAACCAATCCAAACACCAAATCTCATTTTCCAATTGAATTGGGAACAAACCATACCATCATCTCcaagctctctctctcctccattAGAGCCACAAGCTTGAAGCAGCAGCCAGACCTTCAAAACATGGCTTCCATGGCTGCAGTATTAAGCAAAACTCCATTCCTATCTCAACCACTCACCAAATCATCATCCCCAAACTCCGATCTCCCCTTCGCCGCCGTATCCTTCCCTTCGAAATCCCTACGCCGTCGCGGCGGTGGAGGCGTGGGATCAGTCCGAGCCGGATTAATCGCGCCTGACGGAGGTAAGCTGGTGGAGCTCATCGTGGAAGAGCCGAAACGGCGGGAGAAGAAACACGAGGCGGCGGAGCTTCCTCGCGTCGAGCTAACGGCGATTGACTTGCAATGGATGCACGTGTTAAGCGAAGGCTGGGCAAGTCCACTCGGAGGTTTCATGAGAGAATCCGAGTTCCTCCAAACTCTTCATTTCAACTCGCTCCGTCTTGACGACGGATCCGTTGTTAACATGTCTGTTCCTATTGTTCTCGCTATCGACGATGAGCAAAAGGCTCTCATCGGCGATTCTAAACGTGTCGCTCTTGTTGGTTCCGATGGTAACCCCGTCGCTATCCTCAGCGAGTAAGTTCTTCTATTATTCTCTCGAATCCAGATTTGATAGAttcatgaagaagaaactgagattTAGCTTTATCTGTGTTGATTGATATGTATTCATGATTGTAGTTAGACTAGATCTGATTCGTTTGACAATAGACCACAAAAGCAGAATACTCTGTTTATGCATCACTGTAGATACAATAGTCACTCAATGATATAGATGCATGATTGAAACTTGGATATGGATTTATAATTAGTTACTCAAAAAcgtgtttgtttctgttttgatcAGCATTGAGATTTACAAGCATCCAAAGGAAGAAAGGATAGCTAGAACTTGGGGTACGACTGCTCCAGGTTTGCCTTATGTAGAAGAGGCGATAACCAATGCTGGAAACTGGCTTATTGGGGGTGATCTTGAGGTTCTTGAGCCAGTTAAGTACAATGATGGGCTTGACCGTTTCAGGCTTTCGCCTGCTGAGCTACGTAAAGAGCTGGAAAAGCGTAACGCGGATGCTGTATTTGCTTTCCAGCTGAGGAATCCGGTTCACAATGGTCATGCTCTTCTAATGACTGATACACGTAGGAGGCTTCTTGAGATGGGATACAAAAACCCTATCCTTTTGCTTCATCCGTTAGGAGGATTCACAAAGGCTGATGATGTTCCTTTAGATTGGAGGATGAGGCAACACGAGAAGGTAAAGAAACAACGCTTATTGATTGTGTGTGTATCTGAGTGAGAGCAACAACAATTGCTGTATACTAAATGGGTTTATGATTCTAATACAGGTGCTAGAGGACGGTGTTCTTGATCCAGAGACAACAGTGGTTTCGATCTTCCCTTCTCCTATGCATTACGCTGGTCCAACCGAAGTGCAATGGCATGCCAAGGCTAGAATCAATGCTGGTGCTAACTTTTACATTGTGGGTCGTGATCCAGCTGGGATGGGTCATCCCGTAGAGAAACGTGATCTTTACGATGCTGATCATGGAAAGAAAGTACTAAGCATGGCACCAGGACTCGAACGGCTCAATATCCTTCCTTTCAAGGTATATAGAAAACACAATTGAAAAAGATTCACCCCTTTTTGTTCAGGCAAATGTTGAGATCTTATTTCTTGGTTCAATTTTGGCAGGTTGCTGCATATGACAAGACGCAAGGCAAGATGGCTTTCTTCGATCCGTCAAGGCCTCAAGATTTCATGTTCATCTCTGGCACTAAGGTAAATCTATCAGTCCCCAAGAGAAATACTACATTGTTAAATTCTTTATGGttatactttcaaaaaaaaatctctaaatttGTTTGCGATTTTTTCAGATGCGCACATTGGCAAAGAACAACGAAAACCCGCCAGATGGTTTCATGTGCCCAGGTGGATGGAAAGTTCTGGTGGATTACTATGAGAGCTTGACTCCAGCAGGTAATGGTAGACTGCCGGAAGTGGTTCCGGTTtaagacaaaagacaaaactgTCTGTGCTTCATTTCAAGTTGTAACGTTTGTATTGTGAGCCTTATGGCAACAGTCATTGTTGTATAGGGAGAAAGCCTATGTATAATTAGGCTGGACCTTTTTCCAAATAAATTACAGATAAAGACTGTTTCGTTTTGCAAGACAGTTTACGAAACTTGTAATATTTGGGTCTGAAACTTTGTACTATATGAATGAAACgattgtgtttatatataacaagaaTCATTGAATCTTTCATATTTGACTCCATAATGAATTCGTTCGACCAAAAAAGTAATCATACCAATTAATGGATGAGTTATGTACGGCCCAGTAGTAGTTATGGGCCTTTCATAGGGCATGTAAAATTAGGAAACCAACTTACGTGGTCTCCTCCCGACAAGGACGGAtagtgttgtgttgtgttgtcttCTCCGACGCTTCGTTGCTCCTCGGCAGATGGAAATTGAAGTCGGTTTTCCAAAGTTGTTCAATTAGAGGTTCTAGTTTCGTCTTTCAGTAATTTCAGCTTagggattttgatttttcttgaaCCAATATTTTCAGTAGATTCAGTCTTAGCGTTTGTGATGAAGAACGAtggtattataacaaaaaaaagatcggCTTTAAAGGTGactttatgaaatatattttacgtTTGATGAGTTCGGTTGTGTATGAcgtctaatttatttttatagtagtAATGGAGGTGATTATTAAGGATCTACATAAAAGGAAAACATATTCGATCACAGCTCATCATCTCCCATCATATCATCTAACAGATTCAATCACAAATCATCAGCTCTATCATATCATCTAATCTCCTCTGTCAACGCTTTCTATTTattgtgtatatttttgttttccttacaTAGTCCTATAGCCTCTGTATATAAAGAACGTGTAATTCCTTTCAATATAATCATTCAGCTTTACAATCTTTCAGTGATTTGGTGCAACGGTAGAAATCACACAATCGTATTCCATGGGTAAGAGTgatgttcgtttttttttttttttttatggctttagacaaaaattgatttggttttagtGACTCACTCATCcatgatctttgatttttggCTTTGACTGTGATATATTGTTTAAGTTGTTGCAGTCcttaactttaatttaaactatTCTAGATTTGGAGAATACAGACGTGAAAGAGCTACAGGCCACTAAtgcaaaattaaaagaggaatTAAAAATGCTTACAAAAGAGGCAAGGCTTTTTGTGGCTGTATTTTTCTTCCTATTGCGAATACATCtcttctgtttctgtttctcggGTTAGTCCACATGATCTATTAGTTACTATGGAAATTATATggattgttttgtattaatagGTCACGTTAGTTACGGGTATGTGCAAAAGCCTGCACAAGATAAAAACAAGTTTGCAAAAGAACTATTCAGACATCTTGGAGGAAAATAGGAAACTAATGGAAGAACGCGTGAGGCTGCGGAATGAATTAGATAAGAAAATTGTAAGTTTCTCCTCTCTTTCACTTGTCTTTATAGTCACGTCCCGGTCCCTActgtttcttaatatttttgtttttatagacaaaatttgatttggttttactGACACACCCATGATCTTCGATTTTGGCTTTGACtgtgatatattattaatttgatttttttttttttttttttttttttttNTCTAAAGTTGTTAACTttggggttttgtttttgttgtgtggAAGGTGATGTCTCAAAACAAAACCCCGGAAGTGACCGAGAGAAGCTCAAACAGTGATGAAGAGCATAGTTAAGTTGGtgtcaaaaagaaaagcaaCCACTTGGAGAGACGCACTAAAAGAAGACCAAATGTCACTTAGCAtaagatagttttttttatgaatgaAACGATtgtctttattttatatataataaaagcaTCTTATGTAACTTTCTATAAATTCACGGCATAAGCATGAATCATTGAGAGTGTGATTAGAACTTGGAAGAAGCATAGTGGACTTGGAGAAACAAACTCTCTCAGGCATTCACGATTCCCAAAGAGTTCCTTTTAACCAAGTTTTCCGACGCTGGCGGAGCTgttgctcgccggcgtcgggatctACCTGCCTCATCATCTACTCGTCTTCGATCTGTTTCGTTTAGTATtcgcttttctttttcttttcctcattttttctctttatttaacCCCTCTATAACCCTTTTATCCTTCACCTCCGAACAGAAACCCAATCCCTATATGCTCCCGCTGGTCTCCCTTTCACCGAAGAGGGTTCTTGCTCGGCAAAACTCTGTAAATTTCGGGTAGCTACTACAACTCCCCTCCAACTTGGCGATTTAATATGGAACTAGGGTTTTCCCCAGTAGACCTAGCTTCCAAAATTGATTCAATTCATGGCCAATGTCTGCTTCCGCTGATCCTTCATGCACCAGAGAGGATTCTTGCTCCGCTAATCCCTCTGCCAAGATCGGACAGACATCTTCTTCAGTCCTCAATTAGGCAAACGGTTGTGACTCTAGGgttttccccagtggacctagtCTCCAACCCCGAATCAAGCCATGACCACTGGCTAGTCTCGCCGATCTATCACTCAACGAAGTTGCTCACTGCTCTGCAACGCTCTCTGTTTTTCCGGTCAGCCGCCATAACCTTTCTCCTCTTTGGTTTTCGATAGTGAAACTAGGGTTTATTCGAGTGGGCTTTGATATTTCTACTGGCCCATTAAGCGTATCAATTGTAAAGCCCACAGTTCTTGAGCCCAACCACTCCAGGGTACTATTGAGGAACGGCATCTTGAACCCGTGTTCTTTGAACGGTGGATACTGATACTCCTTCAATCCCCTGCTTCTAGGCCCCGTGACCAATGCATCTCGTCATGTCCAATATTGTAACATCGGGGACAACTTCCACGCAATGGCTGATCTATCTCCAAACCCATGTAAGGCCATACATGATCCTTTGTTCCATGTGTTGAAGCCATGTTTTAGCCAATGGTGTGATCAAGATTACTTATTCTTTGGATTCCATTTGAGACGTAATGCATCATTGTTGCTATGGCTTTACATTAATTCCCTGTGAATCATGGTCTTAGTATCCCCTTTGGCATTGTCTTTTGAACCCTCTTGCGGAAAGTTTTTTGGCATATGGATCCTGAATCCAAATGACCTTTCTGAGTACGGCTCTGTTATGATCAAAACCAACTTCCATCATGCGATATCTATAGCAACTATCTTCAAGCATCTGAGCACCTTCAACCTTGCTCAACCTATTGTCAAGCTGCTAGTCCGTGTTCTCCAACCGGATTTAATTTCAGCTGTGACTCCTTTTAAAACGCCAACTCGTCCTATGATTGTGGCTATTGTCTCATCCATTGATTTGATCATGGAAGAGCTTGTCGGCAATCTTGACCTCACATGTACCAAGtttcttcaaggatttggctcaaagctctcaagaaaCCTCTTGTCGATTAATCCTACCCTTATCtacttttcttgttgttgtattggcattggggaatgccttCTTTTCTTGTACTTTAAGTTACGCTTGTATGAACTTTATCTCAGTTGAGTAATGAAATGCaagttgtttgacaaaaaaaaagcatgaatCATTGAGAATCTTTCGTTTTTGTCGCCATAAACAATCAGGTGATTTTGTCTCATTTCGTGTTGTGTTGTCTTCTCCGACGCTTCGTTGCTCCTCGGCAGATGGAAATTAGAGTCTGTTTTCCAAAGTTGTTCAATTAGAGCTTCTAGTTTCGTCTTTCAGTTAATTCAGCTTAGTGCTTTTGATTTTTTCGAACCAATATTTTCAGTAGATTCAGTCTTAGCGTTTGTGAAGAATAACGATGGTGGAACTACAAACTGGTTTAAGCTTGTTTGTAAAATCAATATTGTTTGatggttaattaaaaaaataggaCCTAATTATTTGGACTCCCCACAACTACTCGAactcaataattaaaaaaataaatagtttaaatttcaaattcagaTTCCATAGATTAAGcaactacaaaatcaaaacaatcaaaGCAGTATTATATTACgcttaaacaaacaaattgattgtttcctaaaatatctATATCATCTTTAGCATCCTAAAATCTCGTCTCTTCTTAAAAAATTGATAGCCACGTAATTccaaaatctatcaaaataCTAATTTCAAACTATTGTAATACTAATCAACCTCAAAATTCAGACTATTTCGAACTATCAAAATACTAGCAGCTTCAAAATGAAAGTGACGTTTGAATTCTAGCAGCTTGAGGTTGATTTTTACAGCTTCAAAATTCAAACTAGATATATAGAGAAGTTAGGCAGTGCAAAATTTTGAGTAATTCATGATGCTCCTTCTAGAGGTTAATACCTCTACAAACTTATCATCAATGGGTTACAAACTTAGTGATTGCCATTATTTACgattaaatttagttattatttgcACCAAATAAAATGAACTTACTCcaagataatattattattatactttcaAAAGACAACATATCTACATAGCAAGCGCATGTTTTTTCAGGAGAATCAGGTGACACATGATAACATTTTCCGTGCTTCAAGTTTACCTTCATGCATTTTATGATGCAGTCTTTAGTTGTCGTGCAAGAACCTACCCAATAATCGGTATTCGGTGTAGCATCAGCTTCCGCAACATctgtaatatttaataaaacaaattaaaaacatagtatatatataatatataaataagcatatcatataaatttaaataaaaaaatgtagattATGTTGCATAATTGGGATcaagaaaacaaccaaacacaagcATATAAAACAGACAGATTTGAATGAGAAagccatttttttaattatttgttttgtcaatGAAACATAATCGAAACACTTaggagttatatatatagagatatggGAACATGCATTTATGACGTTTTCCTTAATTTTACGTTgttattattggttaattttCTAAGATTTGATAATGAACTCATCACAATCCCCGAAAAATGAAAGTTAATCATTATTCCAGATCCGAATGCATATTCTTCTTCCTATATTTGGTAGTAGGGACAATATATTTGGGAGGTTCCGATTTGTGTAATCggttttgatttaaaaaatcagaCTCGACCCGAATAAAAAGAAAGGAGGGTGGGTAGCGCAAAATTgtattctaaaaatattaagataGATAATAAACACAGCTAAGTAACTTTCTATAAAGTCAGATTTAATTTCTTTCTCAACTTTGCTTCTACTATGACTTAAGGAAAAAATCGAAATAAGAATTAATTATTAGGGGATACGTACTAAAAATATNNNNNNNNNNNNNNNNNNNNNNNNNNNNNNNNNNNNNNNNNNNNNNNNNNNNNNNNNNNNNNNNNNNNNNNNNNNNNNNNNNNNNNNNNNNNNNNNNNNNNNNNNNNNNNNNNNNNNNNNNNNNNNNNNNNNNNNNNNNNNNNNNNNNNNNNNNNNNNNNNNNNNNNNNNNNNNNNNNNNNNNNNNNNNNNNNNNNNNNNNNNNNNNNNNNNNNNNNNNNNNNNNNNNNNNNNNNNNNNNNNNNNNNNNNNNNNNNNNNNNNNNNNNNNNNNNNNNNNNNNNNNNNNNNNNNNNNNNNNNNNNNNNNNNNNNNNNNNNNNNNNNNNNNNNNNNNNNNNNNNNNNNNNNNNNNNNNNNNNNNNNNNNNNNNNNNNNNNNNNNNNNNNNNNNNNNNNNNNNNNNNNNNNNNNNNNNNNNNNNNNNNNNNNNNNNNNNNNNNNNNNNNNNNNNNNNNNNNNNNNNNNNNNNNNNNNNNNNNNNNNNNNNNNNNNNNNNNNNNNNNNNNNNNNNNNNNNNNNNNNNNNNNNNNNNNNNNNNNNNNNNNNNNNNNNNNNNNNNNNNNNNNNNNNNNNNNNNNNNNNNNNNNNNNNNNNNNNNNNNNNNNNNNNNNNNNNNNNNNNNNNNNNNNNNNNNNNNNNNNNNNNNNNNNNNNNNNNNNNNNNNNNNNNNNNNNNNNNNNNNNNNNNNNNNNNNNNNNNNNNNNNNNNNNNNNNNNNNNNNNNNNNNNNNNNNNNNNNNNNNNNNNNNNNNNNNNNNNNNNNNNNNNNNNNNNNNNNNNNNNNNNNNNNNNNNNNNNNNNNNNNNNNNNNNNNNNNNNNNNNNNNNNNNNNNNNNNNNNNNNNNNNNNNNNNNNNNNNNNNNNNNNNNNNNNNNNNNNNNNNNNNNNNNNNNNNNNNNNNNNNNNNNNNNNNNNNNNNNNNNNNNNNNNNNNNNNNNNNNNNNNNNNNNNNNNNNNNNNNNNNNNNNNNNNNNNNNNNNNNNNNNNNNNNNNNNNNNNNNNNNNNNNNNNNNNNNNNNNNNNNNNNNNNNNNNNNNNNNNNNNNNNNNNNNNNNNNNNNNNNNNNNNNNNNNNNNNNNNNNNNNNNNNNNNNNNNNNNNNNNNNNNNNNNNNNNNNNNNNNNNNNNNNNNNNNNNNNNNNNNNNNNNNNNNNNNNNNNNNNNNNNNNNNNNNNNNNNNNNNNNNNNNNNNNNNNNNNNNNNNNNNNNNNNNNNNNNNNNNNNNNNNNNNNNNNNNNNNNNNNNNNNNNNNNNNNNNNNNNNNNNNNNNNNNNNNNNNNNNNNNNNNNNNNNNNNNNNNNNNNNNNNNNNNNNNNNNNNNNNNNNNNNNNNNNNNNNNNNNNNNNNNNNNNNNNNNNNNNNNNNNNNNNNNNNNNNNNNNNNNNNNNNNNNNNNNNNNNNNNNNNNNNNNNNNNNNNNNNNNNNNNNNNNNNNNNNNNNNNNNNNNNNNNNNNNNNNNNNNNNNNNNNNNNNNNNNNNNNNNNNNNNNNNNNNNNNNNNNNNNNNNNNNNNNNNNNNNNNNNNNNNNNNNNNNNNNNNNNNNNNNNNNNNNNNNNNNNNNNNNNNNNNNNNNNNNNNNNNNNNNNNNNNNNNNNNNNNNNNNNNNNNNNNNNNNNNNNNNNNNNNNNNNNNNNNNNNNNNNNNNNNNNNNNNNNNNNNNNNNNNNNNNNNNNNNNNNNNNNNNNNNNNNNNNNNNNNNNNNNNNNNNNNNNNNNNNNNNNNNNNNNNNNNNNNNNNNNNNNNNNNNNNNNNNNNNNNNNNNNNNNNNNNNNNNNNNNNNNNNNNNNNNNNNNNNNNNNNNNNNNNNNNNNNNNNNNNNNNNNNNNNNNNNNNNNNNNNNNNNNNNNNNNNNNNNNNNNNNNNNNNNNNNNNNNNNNNNNNNNNNNNNNNNNNNNNNNNNNNNNNNNNNNNNNNNNNNNNNNNNNNNNNNNNNNNNNNNNNNNNNNNNNNNNNNNNNNNNNNNNNNNNNNNNNNNNNNNNNNNNNNNNNNNNNNNNNNNNNNNNNNNNNNNNNNNNNNNNNNNNNNNNNNNNNNNNNNNNNNNNNNNNNNNNNNNNNNNNNNNNNNNNNNNNNNNNNNNNNNNNNNNNNNNNNNNNNNNNNNNNNNNNNNNNNNNNNNNNNNNNNNNNNNNNNNNNNNNNNNNNNNNNNNNNNNNNNNNNNNNNNNNNNNNNNNNNNNNNNNNNNNNNNNNNNNNNNNNNNNNNNNNNNNNNNNNNNNNNNNNNNNNNNNNNNNNNNNNNNNNNNNNNNNNNNNNNNNNNNNNNNNNNNNNNNNNNNNNNNNNNNNNNNNNNNNNNNNNNNNNNNNNNNNNNNNNNNNNNNNNNNNNNNNNNNNNNNNNNNNNNNNNNNNNNNNNNNNNNNNNNNNNNNNNNNNNNNNNNNNNNNNNNNNNNNNNNNNNNNNNNNNNNNNNNNNNNNNNNNNNNNNNNNNNNNNNNNNNNNNNNNNNNNNNNNNNNNNNNNNNNNNNNNNNNNNNNNNNNNNNNNNNNNNNNNNNNNNNNNNNNNNNNNNNNNNNNNNNNNNNNNNNNNNNNNNNNNNNNNNNNNNNNNNNNNNNNNNNNNNNNNNNNNNNNNNNNNNNNNNNNNNNNNNNNNNNNNNNNNNNNNNNNNNNNNNNNNNNNNNNNNNNNNNNNNNNNNNNNNATTGTCTCACACGCAGAAAACTTTCTAATAATTTGTTgaatatcttttttcttttattcaatcgtaaaaatattgagaatttaGTTAGCATTGCATGCGTTTTTTTCGTagcatatattttaaatgattgcTTGGAGAATATTTTATATGCAAAATTGGTAGTACGATTTCATACAGATATATGAATGAATTTTTATATGAATCATATACTAaaatttgcacaaaaaaaagatttattaaatattagCAGCTTGGGGTTGATTTTTACAGCTTCAAAATTCAAActagatatatatagagaagttaAATAGAAGGCGGTGCAACATTTTGAGTAATTCTTAATACCTCTACAAATTTATCATCAATGGGTTACAAACTTAGTGATTGCGATTATTTACGATTAAATTAAGTTATTATTTGCACCAAATAAAATGAACTTACTCcaagataatattattattatactttcaAAGACAACATGTTCACAACTTGTTTACATAGCAAGCGCATGTTTTTTCAGGATTATCAGGTGACACCTGATAACATTTTCCGTGCTTCAAGTTTACCTTCATGCATTTTATGATGCAGTCTTTAGTTGTAATGCAAGAACCTACCCAATAATCGGTATTCGGTGTAACATCAGCTTCCGCAACATCtgtaatattaaataaaacaaattaaaaatatagtatatataatatataaataagcatatcatataaatttaaataaaaaatgtagaTTATGTTGCATACTTGGGATCAAGAAAACGACCAAACACAAGAATATAAAACAGACAGATTTGTATGAGaaagccattttttttaattatttgttttgtcaatGAAACATAATCGAAACACTTACgagttatatatagagagatatgGGAACATGCATTTATGacgattttatttaattttacgTTGTTATTATAGGTTAATTTTCTAAGATTTGATAATGAACTCATCACAATCCCCGAAAAATGAAAGTTAATCATTATTCCAGATCCGaattcatattcttcttcctATATTTGGTAGTAGGGACAATATATGGAATGTAATTGTGAGATCTTtgacaataatataaattttggaatGTAAATATAATCCAAGTTTTAGTCATTTATGCagttatttatataaacaaatatttaattctATCATCAACAATATACGTATCCATCGTGATTGATTAATATTGATATTGATGTTAATAGTGCGTATATTACGCTAATAAGAATTTACCAAATTTGTATGCGATTTTTCTATTTAGTATGTTGTAACTTGCAAGTAAATCTTTAATTAATATTGCAATATTCTGTGAATTAGAGGATCagtttggaaaaagaaaaaatcgcATATATATTTGGGAGGTTACGATTTGTGTAACCGGTTTTGATTTAAAGTCAGATTTAATTTCTTTATCAACTTTGCTTCTGCCATGactt comes from Camelina sativa cultivar DH55 chromosome 19, Cs, whole genome shotgun sequence and encodes:
- the LOC104766186 gene encoding ATP sulfurylase 1, chloroplastic translates to MASMAAVLSKTPFLSQPLTKSSSPNSDLPFAAVSFPSKSLRRRGGGGVGSVRAGLIAPDGGKLVELIVEEPKRREKKHEAAELPRVELTAIDLQWMHVLSEGWASPLGGFMRESEFLQTLHFNSLRLDDGSVVNMSVPIVLAIDDEQKALIGDSKRVALVGSDGNPVAILSDIEIYKHPKEERIARTWGTTAPGLPYVEEAITNAGNWLIGGDLEVLEPVKYNDGLDRFRLSPAELRKELEKRNADAVFAFQLRNPVHNGHALLMTDTRRRLLEMGYKNPILLLHPLGGFTKADDVPLDWRMRQHEKVLEDGVLDPETTVVSIFPSPMHYAGPTEVQWHAKARINAGANFYIVGRDPAGMGHPVEKRDLYDADHGKKVLSMAPGLERLNILPFKVAAYDKTQGKMAFFDPSRPQDFMFISGTKMRTLAKNNENPPDGFMCPGGWKVLVDYYESLTPAGNGRLPEVVPV